GGATATAGCCACAAATTGTGGAAAATAGACAACGATACAGTTAATAAAATAAAATCATCATTTGCTGGTACAGACCTCTATATTGCCGATGGTCACCACCGCATGAGGGCGGCCTATGAATACATGAAAAGGCATGAAAATGAAGAAGTAAAGTATGTTATGATTTTTGTTGCAAGCGATGATGAGGTAAGGATTCTTCCATATAATAGAGTTGTGAAAAGGATAGACAAAAAAAATTTCATTAAAGAAGTTGAAGAAAATTTTGAGGTGAATAGGCTGGAAGAACTCAAAGAACCGGGCAGGCACGAGATACAGATATACTGGAATAATGAATGGCGGGAATTATTGCCTAGGGAAATCCCCGACGGCTCTGTTGAATCTCTTGATGTGAGCATATTGCAAAACAAATTGCTCGGCCCTATTCTTGAAATAAACGACGTAAGAAATAACCCAAATATTTTTTTTGTTGGCGGAGCTGTACCGCGAAGTGGGTATGAGCAACTGGTCAAAGAAGAAGGAAATGCAGCAGTATTTTATCTCCATCCAACAAGCATTGATGAGCTGGAAAGGGTGGCAGATGAAGGCAGAAGTATGCCGCCTAAATCCACATGGTTTGATCCAAAGTTGCTCACAGGGCTGGTATTTCATTCGCTGCGTTAATCCCACACTTTGACGCCATCACTGGATACAGAGGTAACCATCGCCTTTCCACCTGCTTTCTCTATCGCTATCGCTATTTTCTCAGGTTCATCTGTGACGGCTATCATGCTGCCCCCTCCGCCCGCCCCGGTGAGTTTTGCCCCGTACGCCCCGGCCCTGAGAGATGCATTTATCAGTTTTTCGAGTTCTGGAGAGCTTGCCCCGAGGGTGTGAAGAATTTTTTGGCCTTCATTCATTTTCCCTCCGAGGGATACAAAATCATTGTTTTTTAGGGCATTCATCCCTTCAATGACCAGCTCGCCCATTCTCTCAGTCAATTCTCTCGCAAAACCGGAATATTTTACAAACTTTTTGACTTTTTTGACGAGCAATGGAGTCTTTGATTTTATACCCGTTATTCCTACGACTATTCTCATATCCGGGGCATCGACATGATGAACAAACCATTTCTGCTTCCCCTTTGAGATTTCCCATATGAAACCCTCTTTCTTTTCTTCTGACAGCAATATCGCAGAGCCATATGCGCAGACAGATGTGTCATTGGGACTGCCCCCTTTCTGTACTTCATATTCAATGTCGAAGCTTTTTTTCGCTACTTCTTCAAGAGAGAAAGAGTTATTCAGTTTCAGCAGGCATGCAACAGTGGCGGTGGTTATCGCGGCGGAAGAGCCAAGGCCGCTGGCAGATGGAATTTTTGAAAAGGTTGTGACTGCCAGCGGCTCTCCTTCCCAGAGCTTGTCTATGGCGTGTTTTATGTAGGTATGTCTTCTGCTGTCCATAGTCCTGCCATTCACTAAAAATTCTTTTCCTTTTTCCATTTCCAGCCCCACCCTTAAATCTATTGCTACTGAAAGACACGGTTGCCCATATACGACCCCATGCTCCCCTAAAAGAATTATTTTGCCCGGTACAGATGCTATCGCCATTTTAATATACCGTAACAAAAAGAAGGTAAAAATTTTTACTGTTTTTTCATTGGAGGCAACATAGGATAGATATTGTCAATAAAGCGTTAGAGCTATAGGAAACATTTCTATCAAAGATATTTTA
The sequence above is a segment of the Candidatus Thermoplasmatota archaeon genome. Coding sequences within it:
- a CDS encoding DUF1015 family protein is translated as MVSVKEFEGIRPVHPEKFCIKPYDVISKEEEAQLRKSKNAIHIILPEGEGNEVYENAKNAFKESMKHMVRDEPCMYLYREGDERFSQRGFILTVSLHDYEQGRIKKHEETREKPLNDRIKHIEATNANTGLVWTIFKSKEGLKKIMDEIVSRKPIFDFNKYGYSHKLWKIDNDTVNKIKSSFAGTDLYIADGHHRMRAAYEYMKRHENEEVKYVMIFVASDDEVRILPYNRVVKRIDKKNFIKEVEENFEVNRLEELKEPGRHEIQIYWNNEWRELLPREIPDGSVESLDVSILQNKLLGPILEINDVRNNPNIFFVGGAVPRSGYEQLVKEEGNAAVFYLHPTSIDELERVADEGRSMPPKSTWFDPKLLTGLVFHSLR
- the mvk gene encoding mevalonate kinase encodes the protein MAIASVPGKIILLGEHGVVYGQPCLSVAIDLRVGLEMEKGKEFLVNGRTMDSRRHTYIKHAIDKLWEGEPLAVTTFSKIPSASGLGSSAAITTATVACLLKLNNSFSLEEVAKKSFDIEYEVQKGGSPNDTSVCAYGSAILLSEEKKEGFIWEISKGKQKWFVHHVDAPDMRIVVGITGIKSKTPLLVKKVKKFVKYSGFARELTERMGELVIEGMNALKNNDFVSLGGKMNEGQKILHTLGASSPELEKLINASLRAGAYGAKLTGAGGGGSMIAVTDEPEKIAIAIEKAGGKAMVTSVSSDGVKVWD